Genomic window (Rhododendron vialii isolate Sample 1 chromosome 4a, ASM3025357v1):
tgttcttccgaacacgagGGTACCCCTTAGCATGAGTTTTTTCCAAATGAATACTCATTAAGAAGCTTGGTAATACGTATTAAGCTTCTTAACCACTGGTTTCTTCATTGGAGACATGTAAGGTTCCCAATCATTTCCTTGAGCGGTAAGGAATCCTTTCTTCAGAATTTCTGGCGAAGGGTAATCGTTCGGGAAGTAACTGAGTAGACTAGAGATCTCTCGGAATAACATAGAACACCGGACATAGGCACTCAGACTCctggccatgcaaatcgctaacggtcttatcccatgcacttatttgtttctaggtatggaATCCTCGAAATCAACTTCGTCGGGTGAATCTTATCAATCGGTGGATACCGGAGCGTCGGACTTCGGTAGAGTTGATCCTGAATTAGCCGAAGTAATCAGAGACTTCGCCCGGAGCTACCGAACGGGGTCGAGCGGTGGGGTTCCCGAAGGAGTAGAAGGGATCGACTATCCCGCCACGGTAATTCCCCTTCGAACAATGGGACCAGACCCCAATATAATAGATATAGATGAGGAATCGTCTGATAGAGAACTTCCACACGACGaagtggaagaggaagaagacgcTGAGGGAGCAGACGAAGCTGTATCCGAAAGAGAAACTCCTTTTGCTTAGTCAAGCCGAACGAACGAGGAAACCGGCGTCATCGGAGAGTCTTCGTCGCAAGCTCCAAGGGTGAAGAGGAAAATTGTTCAGTTGGATCCCGACGTAATTCCCGACCGAACGGGGAGGGATCCCTGCCCTTATTTGGAATGCTTCCAAGACGAGAAGAGCTTAAACCTCTTTCGAGCAGTTTACGACGTTCCTGATGACGTCGTTATCACTCCTGTGTGGGGCCCCCGGATAAGATATAGTGACGAACACATCACTGTACCCCTGATGGCGATTACGGAAGGGGGTCTATGGTTCCCGATGCATAGAGTCCTGAGAGAGATCCTTCACCGCTTTAATCTCACTCCATGCCAGTTGAGTGTGAACTCTTATCGTATTATTCACTCAGTAATCAAGCTTGTTGAGGTAAAGATGTTCAGACTCGAAGCCTaccacttttttgaaaatttcatgaTGTCGCGAAACGTTAGGTATTCCCGGTACTACCTGTGCTTCCGAAGGAAGATGGAAAAAATCATTCCAGAGGGTATGTACGATTCGGAGAAATGGGCCTCCGATTACATTGAGGTTCGGGGAAATTTCCAATTACCCGAACTAGAGTATGGACAGTTCGAAATCGCCACGCAAAGGGGGACTCCAAGTAAGAACAGTTATTCGTCATTTTGGTGCTATTCCTACTATTGTTCTTGTTATACTTATATCTATTGTTTTTGCTGTGTTTTTCTACGGCAGATACTACCAAGCTCAACAAAATTCTCTTAAGGGCGGCGAGGGGCTGTGGTCTAGCTGATTCTCTCCTTACCATTCCGACGGAGGAAAGGGACGCCCCAACAATTCTTAGGTACAAAGCTACGTACGGGGGTCGTATCCGATGAAAAGTAACTGACGAGCGTGAGCAAGCTTCTGAAGTTGGCTCTGAGGACATTCTAGAGGAGCTTCTTCCGAGCTCTGATGAAACTCTCTGAGGGACAATCCGCTTACCCACCGAAGAAGAGCCTTTTCGTGAGCAAGACGAGATGCCTCCCAGGAGTATCAAAGTCGTTCTCCAAAAGAAGTTGgaagaaaaggagaaggaaaaggCCAAGCTTAGGAAGGCTGGAGCCTTGGGTGCTTCGGGCTCCATACCAAGCAAGAAAACCcagcccccccccccaaccTTCTAAAAAACGCCCTCTGAACGCCCCTTCTTCCCCGAAGGATCCACTCGCGAGCAAAAAGACCAAAATAGCTCCGAAGGGGAAGAGCCAAGAGGTAGAGCTACTGAAGGGGATgcagagggagggagagaaagaaaggatgGAGCTGTCCTCGGAGCTCGACACCCCGTGGGTGCTCAACTTTGTCACCCCGAGTAAGAAGCAAGTTTTTAAATCAGATAACCTGAAGGAGGACCCCTTCCTGGCTTTTACTCTCCACTCTGGGCTGGCCTTACCGAGGGATATACAAAGCCCCCCGTCTCTAAAAGCAGCCTTAAGCGAGTATTACTTTCATGTTGGAAGAGTAATTAGATTTCTCGTACTTGCAATGATTTTTTGTACACTCGCCCTAGGTTCCCagaataattttcattttgcttcGACTGTAGGCCACCCAGTCCATCATGAGTGCCCAGTGTTTATCTCACCGAACATGACAAGAAGTCCAAACTGCTGAAGCAATCGATTGAGCATAACAAAAGCATTGCCGAGGACTACAAGAAGAActtggagcaatccgagcttGTGCGTCAAGGCCAGGAAGTTCAGATTTCAAATCTGAATGACCTGATAAAAGGACTCCAGGACTTGGCCGAGCGTACAAAGGCCGAAGGAAAAGAGGGGGGCCTATCTAAAGGAAGAGCCTTTAGGCGAGAGGAGATGAAAaaggagatggagaaggagctGCAGGAGCAGTATGATAAGGGGTACGACAAGGGGTATGCCCAAGCCGAGGAGGACGTGGCTGATCAAATTCTGGAAGTTCAAGCTGAGATTAAGGAAGGTCAGCACAAGGAAAGCTTCATGCTCGGGTATAACAGGGGTTTCGACGACGCAGGAGTTGAGCCTGACGACGAAAGGAGGACTTTGGTGGAAGTACCTCCCCTCCCCCCTGCCGAAGCTGAAGCAGAAGAGACAACAGTTGACGTTGCCGACTCTACCGCCGTACCAGCCCCTGTAGATGCTCCTGCAACAAGTtgaatttagtttagtttagctTGAATGGCTTTCCcctgtctctttttttttctttgaatatgGTTGGCACCGAACAATTGGAGCCTTGCCAAACCATGGGATGTAATTAAAACAAGTTTGAGGATGGCGCCGAACAGTTTATGACCGCCATGCTTTGGTGAATGAtgacttttataaaaaatttgcaAATCTCTTTAGTTTTAACTCCTTTCGGTATATGTCTTTACTGTGACAAAATCTGCCAAGTCTTTTTGTTCGCATTGGATTCATGTGTGTGTAGCCACGTATAAGCTCCCTATCTTAGTGGATGGTCATAGTGTAAAAATGAGAATCCAGTAAGGCAAACAAATGGGTACACAATAAAATCATCAGTCATCAATACTGAAAGTGCAAGTGGTCCATCCGAGGGAAAAGACTTGGGCTGCGAGAAGCTCACCCGAGCATACTTTGTATCAATGGCTTTGAGAATTTCCTCCGAACAAACAAGCCATCGTGTGCTATgagaatttcgcccgaacaTACAAACAATCGtgggctacgagaatttcgcccgaacaTACAAACAATCGtgggctacgagaatttcgcccgaacaAAAGTACCaagggctacgagaatttcgcccgaacaAATGAAGTGCATACCGAGCATATCGGTCACGGGGAGGAAGTACCTGCGCCGCGAGGGCATGAACCCGGGGCTAGATGAGATACCCCAGTTAAAAAGAATAATAGGAAAAACAACTGAACAAATAAAGAAACTTGCATTAAGTAAACGACGCTCAAAGGCGTATATTCCGAACAAAAATGTAAGTACaagagaagaaatgaaaaatggaggATGCCAGTACTAGCCATGgaatttttgaagtttttaagCATGCTTTCCATCCATCTCAGCGAGTTTATAGACGCCATGTCCAATCTTTTCCACCACTCGGCAGGGTCCTTCATAGGGATCCTTCAGTTTGGTCAACTTTGATGCTTCGgtaaccatccaaaggactaaGTCCCCAACGTTAAACGGACGAGCGCGGACATTTCGGTTGTAGCCCCTGGCTACTTCTTGCTGATACGCCGCATGCCGAAGGTTAGCATCATCACGTAGTTCTTTGGCAAAGTCTAACTCGGCCCCCACAAGAGCATTGTTATCCACAGGGTTAAAATTTTCCATTCGGGCTGTTGGAATCATAGTAGACAAGGGGAGGACAGCTTTCATGCCGTAGGCCATAGCAAATGGGGTACGGCCTGTACACCGCCGAGGGGTAGTACGATAGGCCCATAAAAcgtgtggaagctcttccacccaTTTACCGATTTTCCGGTCCAAACGGCGCTTAAACCCTCGAGTGATCATCTTGTTAGAAGCTTCGGCCTGTCCATTGCCCTGAGGATAGGCCACGGAGGAATTATGGATCGTGATGTGGCGCTTAGCATAAAAAGCTTTGATGGCGGATGCGACGAACTAGGAGCCATTGTCAGAAAGGATGGCGTAAGGTACGCCGAACCGTGAGATGATATGCTTCCAAATAAAACGTTCCACGTCGCTTGCAGTTGTCTTGACCAAAGGGGAAgcttcaatccacttagtgaacaAATCTGTGGCTGTGAGCATATACTCAAATCCTCTAGGTGcctttggcatcttgccaactatatcaaaagcccaaaccgcgaatggccatggactagtgatcattttaagggggaaggcaggctggtggatgagagaCGCCTGCTGCTGGCACCGAACACATCGCTTCACGTACTCCTTCGACTGTTtaaccatcttcggccaccaatagccctGCGTCAGCACACGCTGTGCAAGGGACCGTCCTCCGGAATGCGCCCCACAGCTTCCCGAGTGGAGTTCCTCCAGAACGGTCTTCACGTGGTCTTCGTGGTCGACAAGCAAATCTGGGCCAGTGAAAGTCCATCGGTAGAGGTTGTCGTTTGGATCCAGGAAAAAATTAGCTGCTCGGCAACGGAGTTTGTATGCGTCGCGTTTGTTCGGTGGTAACACCTGGTTCTTCAGATAATCAATTACCGGATCTAGTTGACTTGGACCGAGGGAAATCGCCATTACTAATTGGCATGGCTGCTCGAAGCTCGGCGTTGCGACTTTGTCAAAGACAATAATGCGACTGCCCGAGGTTCGGTAAATCGAAGCAAGACCTGCCAGGGCGTCAGCATGCATTGTGCTCCCGAGCGATCCAttccacttccactcggccaaaTCTTCGGAACAAGGTCAATACGTGATTGACGTAAGCATTCATACGCTGACCTTTGGCTTGATAATCGTCGTTCAAGTGACCCACAATAAGCTGAGAGTCACAAAAGATGTGAATCGAATCTGCATCAAGCCGAAGAGCAAGTTAAAGGCCGACAATcagagcttcatattccgcTTCGTTGTTCGTCGCCAGGTACCCAATCGAAACCATGCTTTCTTGCACAGTCCCACTCGGAGACACAAGGACGATGCCCGCACTAGCCCCGTGAACATTCGAGGCTCCATCGACGGTCATTCGCCAGGCGTCGCCAGAGAAGAGCCTCCATTGCCGCTTCGGTTTCTTTTGTCCCAAGGTGTACCGAGCGCGGAGGGGCTCCATGGAATGGCTACATGTTTCTTTCGAAACTTTTTCATCCTGAATCCGAGCTTCTTCCGCAGCGGTGGCCAAGGCGTTGGCTTCGTCTTGCAATCCGGGAGTGAGCTCGACAAATAAGTCGGCCAAGGCCTGACCCTTGATGGCGGTCCGAGGTTCAAACTGGATGTCAAAATTGGCCAGGTCTTGAGAGAATTTCAGGATCCGGCTTGACGTGTCCGTCTTTCGAAGgacagctttgagaggaaactcagtgaggaccacaatcctatgtGATTGAAAGTAAGGCAAGAGGCTCATTTTAGCTGAAACGAGGGCCAATGCCAATTTCTCCATGggcagatacctcgtctgagaGTCCGTCATCGTTTTGCTTGAGTAGAAGATTGGTTGATGCTCCATCCCCTCTTTCCGAACAAGCACTGCACTAGTAGCATGATCAGAAACAGCAAGGTAGAGATATAAATCTTCATCGGGAAGGGGCTTGACGAGCAAAGGAGCGTGGGACAGGTATTGCTTTAAGGATTGCGAAGCTTGCTCACACTCTTCGGTCCATACAAATCTGCGTCGGCTAGTCGTGATTGCTCAAAAAAACGGACGGCAAAGATCGCCCGAACGTCAGATGAAACGGTTCAGGGCAGCCACCATTCCTGTAAGTCGTTGTACCTCTTTTATAGTGGTCGGAGCTCGGAGATTTTGCACGGCCAAGATCTATGTGGGATCAGCTTCGATTCCTCGGCGGCTTACTATGTAACCAAGGAATTTCCATGAGCTTACaccaaacgcacacttctcaCCATTGAGGCGCAGCTTTTGTCGTTTCAAAACAGCAAAGACCTCTCCCAGATCCTGAAGGTGATCCCGAGTGAACGTGCTTTTGCAAACCAGATCATCGATATAAGCTTCTAGTATTCTGCCGAGCATACCAGGAAACATCTTTGTGATGGAGCGTTGGAAGGTTGCACCTGCATTCTTCAGGCCGAACGGCACGACCTTGTAGCAGTAAGTTTCCTGAGGAGAAATAAAGgccgtcttctcctgatctttCAGAGCTAAAGCTATCTAATGATAGCCCCGGTATGCATCCATAAAGCTTAGGCGTTCGCATCCTGCTGTTGCGTCCACCATTTGCTCAATCCGAGGGAGGGGAAATCGATCCATAGGACAGGCATCATTGAGGTTTGTGTAGTCAACACAAACCTGTAGCTTTTTATTCTTCTTCGGCACAACCACTGGATTGGCAAGCCAAGTGGGATATAAAACTTCTCGAATAGCGCCAGCCTTTAACAATTGATCCACCTCTGTCATCACAGCTTCGACGTGTGCGGTGGACGAGCGTCAGACTTTCTGCACCACCGGCCACTTACTTGGATCGACATTCAATGCGTGCACAGCGAACGTGGGATCCACACCTGGCATTTCTTGCGGAGTCTAAGCAAATACTTCTATCTTTCGCATCAGGAAGTCATACATCTCCTTGCGTTCGGCCATGCTCAAAGAactcccaattaaaaaatatcttccgTCACCCTCGGTGATTGAAAATCGTATTAACTAGTGGGACAGCAGTGGCTGCCACGCATTGTACTTCCATAGAGCTCCGTTTGTTTGTTACAGTGCTGATGTAGCACTTCTTTGACTGGATCTGGTCCCCTCAGAGGCTTTCCTGACGACCATTCCATCCAACAAATTTTACCACCTGGTGAAAGGTAGAAGCGACTGCCTTCATCTCGTGCAGCCAGGTTCGGTCGAGTATTACGTTGTATGGGCTGGGAGAAGCGACCACCACAAACTCGATGTCAAGAGCCCGTGATGCAGCCCGCACATGGAGAGAGATTAAGCCGAGTGGCCAAACTGGGGCCCTAGTAAAACTAACGAGAGGAGTGGATGCTGTCCGAAGTTGAGCGGGAGATAATCCGAGGCTCTGAAATGTTGAATAAAACATTACGTCCGTCGACCTTCCTTGGTTTATCAACACCCGCTGAACGGTTGACCTATCAATAGTAACAGTAACAACGAGGGCGTCCGTATGAGGGAGTTGCACACCTTTCAAGTTGTCAGACGTAAAAGTAATAGGGTTGCCGAGGCTCGAATCTTCCCGTTGTCGCTTTCCCGAAATACCGACGTTGCAAACGGGTAAAGAGGTGATGGCTCTGTCAATTTCTGAACGAAGCTCGGCTGCCCTTTCTTCAGAAACCAGTCCTTGTATAACGCTTATGAGATTGCCAATGATCGGTGGAGGCGGAGGAAGTGAACTTCGCCGAACGTCAATCCACTGATTTAGATGCCCAGCTGCTGCGAGCTCTTCTAGATACCGTTTGAAAGGTTGGCATTGTGTTGTGTAGTGGCCGCGCTCCTTGTGATATGTACACATCCCTGGTCCGCTCCCGACGGTGCCTAAGAGTActttggccaaacaaagaatggtAGTTTACCGATGATGTTGAGGAGTTTGTAGATAGGTTCGGTGAACGCCGTATGTTCAGCCACGTACTCGTCTGGCCATGGTTCTCTCTTCGTTTGTTGCCATGACTGTGGCTGAGGTGCTGCGGAGGTCGACCCTTGTTGGTCGGCTTGTTGGTCATTTGGCTTGAACTGCCTCCTTGCCCCCGGCGAACATTCACTACTTGCTTCTTCGGCCCAGCTGTTGCTTTGGCAGGTTCAGGAGCCTTTGGTGCATGTCGCTCGGCCATGGCCTCTTCGTGAACACAATCCTTCTCCATTATGGTCATGAGCTCTCCCATTGTCTTAGGTGGGTTACGAGAAAGGTCACGAAACATCGCCGAGGCTGGATCTAGTCCGTTCATGAACAACTCAGCCGCAACTCCTTGATCACAATCTGGGATAAGATTATAAACCTCCCAATAGCGCTCGGTATAAAGCCGTAGGGTTTCTCCTTCCGTTCTTCGCATGTTCACCAGCATAGATAATGTCTTCGGTTGAATGTTGCTGATTACAAAGCGTTTACTAAACTCCAACTCCAGCTCGTTGAAGCAAGTGATAGACTTGGGTTTCAATTGATGATACCATAACATGATTGGTTCGCTCAATGTGAGTGGGAAGATCTTGCACATGAGAGCACCGAAAAAGTTATGAAGGCTCATAGTTTGTCTGAAGCGACAaacgaacgcgactgcgtcCTCTTTCGCCTCGTAACGTTTCAGCTTCGGCATGACGAACCGATCCGACAGACGCTCCTATTGTATAgcatccacgaagggggaagcctttgccttctCGAGCTTCGAGTTTTCTTCTTGAATTGGGGTTTGTGGGACAATAGGGAGAGGAACTTCAACATGCAGTTCAGAAGTCTTTCTACGTTCTCGTCGATGGTGCCGGTGATGTTCGTCTTTCTCCTTCGGCCGTTGAGTGGCTATAACCGAGGGCACACGCGCTTCATCTCTCGAGCCTGCCAAATGAGCATGCCGAGGCTCAAAACCTGGGTCGACGGGGTGATACATGGTTGGCAAGCCCGTAAAATTGATCGTACAGGACAATCGTGTTATCATGTTCCGAACGGTTTCCTCGGCCGTCTGCTTGGTGGCAGCTGCTTGAATTAACCGAGTGTCGTTCCTCATGGTGTTCGGAATTATGTCGGGATCATACCGAGTATTCGCAGTTGCTGCTGGTGTGCGTGCGCCGAGGTGGATTGTTTAGATTCACGGGCCTCTTCCCACCTCTTGGACTCGGTTGTCGTTCAGAACGAAGTTGTGCTCGGGCTGACGCGCCTCCCTTACTGGTTCCGGCTATGGAGCCTGTAGCTAAAGATCGTGAACTCTCAGCACGAATAATGCTCGTCAGCCGAGGACGTGAAGCCGTCAGTGGTTGATATCCTTGGTCAAGACGCTCGAAGACAGTTCGACGCTCGAAAACGGCGAGTTCGGTCGTTTGGGCTGGACGAGATGTTCTGCTTCATTTGCGAGGCTCCTTCGATTGGCTAGGTTCAGCGGGATGCCCATGAGTAGGTGTTACAACCATCCCTCCGTCCCGCTCCTCCAGCCGCTGTTGAAGCAAGGCAATGACCGCCGCTTGACGTTTCTGCTCCGCCAAGGCGACGTCTAATTCTGtgggtggaaaagaaagttggcgaGCCACGAGGGGAACCGTCCTAGCCGCTTGATGGGGCTCAAGGTTGATAGACCCATAACCCTCCAACCCGAGGGTGAAGTTCTCTGGACCCGGAGGTGAGAGGCGCTGCGTCATTTGTTCCGTTCAAACGAGAGGAGCGGACAGAATTCGAACTGGGATCGAATCAGGCCCTCTATCCGGCATAATGAACACGAAGAACACGAAGGACACCACGAAGAATGtaatccccagcagagtcgccaattgtgggggtcGCTTTCTTTGTGGTCTTTCCTATGTAGAAGATAAGATTACCGAGCGAACTCGAGTTTATGTGCGTTCGGATGAACGTACAACATTCGGTGAAGCACCCGGGGATCCATCAATCCCTCGGAAGATTAACGATACTTCACGCCTAAGCTCATCTTTatttacagatgaactgagacaactgGACGACGGGTTAAATAGCGTGTGAACCTGTTCCCCCCATTGGACCTTGAGAACCCTAtcaaccttcggatatttcggccccctacagaAAGTGACCTGCTTCCCACATTTGGAGAAGCATTGTTAGAACAAACCTATCATGGATGCTGGTATTAAATGACATATAGGCAATGGGCAGTGGTGGGTATTTGGAAAGACTGGTGATGTGGGACTAAACCTTTGGCTGAAACTTTTCCTGAAAATCATGAGAACTCAAATCGAAAGGTGTCTGAGCTTATTGATAATGGAGTTTGGAATTTGGGTTCCATAGCCAATATTATTGACGACAAAATCAGATCTGTTATTCTTGATATCAATATTTCTATTCATCCAACCTCTCTGACCATCCTTGTTGGATGGGCACTTCCACTGGTATGTTCTCCACTACCTCTACTTCTGATTTGATCAACAAACAAGACTCTGATTTGGAGGGATGGAGCTGGTTCTGGAAATTAAAAATTCCGGCcaaattcaagacttttttgTGGTTGATTCTGTCAAATAAATTGCGTACTAACTCTCTTAGGGCCCATTGAGGAATTGCAGAATGTGATCATTGTCCCCTTTGTAACATTGGTACTGAGGATTTAGATCTCCTTTTTCAGGAAAATGATCTAAAGCTTTGGAGCTTTGGGGACACCTTATGGGAAATCGTTTATGGAGAGTTAGATTTGATATCCCTCTTACTGGTTGGATCTCTTTTCATCTTAAATCAAAAAGAAATATTGCTAGTGGGAATGAATTGCTTTTGAGCTCTATTTTATGTGTGACTCTTTGGCAAATTTGGAAGGGTCGTAATAGAAAAAGCTTTGATAATACTGATAATATGGTTCCCATCAGCTCCAAGACAATTCTTTCATACACAAATAAGATTGTCCAGGCTTTCAAATCTTCTCTCCATAGAGGATTCACAAGACTTGTCCTGATTAAATGGGTACCTCCATGTGCGGGCAAAATCAAGCTCAACACGGATGATTGTTGGTACGAATCCAACCGAAATACAAGCTTTAGAGGACTTTTCAGGGATGTTAGATGAGATTGGATTCTGGGCTATTTTGGGAAGGTAGTGTGTGAGTCGAGCTTAAAAGCAGAAATATGGGGAATCCATGGAGGATTGACTATAATCCTAGAAAAAAGTTTGTCAGGTATCATAATTGAGTCGGATGCTCTCATTGCCATGAACCCATCAATCAAGGCCATTCGGTTAACCATACATAGAAGAACATGATCAATGAAGCATATGCTATGTTGACCAGGACAGAATTGGTGCTTACCCATATCTATAGGGAGGGTAACCAATGTGTTGACCATTTAGCGAGACTTGGTGTGGAGCAGAACGAGGAGTTGGTGGTTTCGGTGGAGAAACCATTATCGATGAGAGAACTTTGGATATGTGATCGCCTCAACCTAAGGCAGATCATTGATTAGGAAGTTGTATTGCCTAGTATTTGTGCATGTAATCTTTTAACTATGTTGGCACAGGTGTTGCTTTCTctgtttgtttaatttttataatagtcagaagcaccaaaaaaaatgataattacagccaagaagatgaagaaaagaagtAAGTGGTGAATGTGCACAGTTTAAGCCAAAAGGATGCACATTAAGAAATGGTAAAGTGCACAGAGTCTTGGAAGATTTTAATGGAACTGTTCCTTTCTAAGCCAATAAGGAAACCAGCCTCAGACAGTGCTGTTAAAAGACTTCCTGTACTAGCGTCTTTTCCGGTCACAATATACTCACTCGCAAAAGCCTGAAAATAAATCAATGGCGAAGCGTTCTTCAGACCCCCTATTTCAATTCTTTTTCCAAATATATTGTCAAAAGCTGTTTGATTTTTATCAAAAGGAAGATTAAAACACCTTTGGACCACTACGTGATGCATGATCGAATTTATAAGCCAAAGAAAACACCATGTTTGCATCACTGTAAATCTAACcaccaaatcaaaaaataagacaGTATGTTGTCACGTAGTTGAACCACAAACTGAAAACCAAAATTTTACCTGGAGAACAATAGAAATTTCAAATGTACATGCTGCAAAGTGAGAAAATCCATATCTTACATGATAATCATAGAAATGGGCAGGGTGATCCAATTGTTGAGTAGAGCCATCACAGTTGGAGATAAATTTGATGTCTGGATAGGCATGTCTAATAGCATCATAAAACCTGAGGTAAGTTCTTGCCATGTGCCCCAAAATCAATCAAAacagatactccctccgtcccataatgtttggcatttcaggaatgcgtgccatttttaaattgcatatatctttcaatccataatgttttaggcaattttttgaactttgtataatagaacaaattaaactctatcaaacaagatccatattgcttataaaaaaatattatggattaaaagatattgttaattttttcataaggctggaatagtgaaaatgccaaacattatgaaacggagggagtaccatttTTGAAAACCAATGAAATTTATCTCCAACTGTGATGCTATTTCAGTGCATGAAGCAAATATGAACAATTTGCTTGTGTGTAGAGCTCTATATTGTTCTCAAACAACTTATACAACTAAAAGAAACTCaatactgtagacaccccaatttggcctaacgattatttcaagtctcaccttggggaccatcccgatgataaatggatacagtgattgctgattgacttcgcGTAAACCCATgaacttttggtgagtacttttagccactaagaggacccaattcagagccatatagccttttAGAAAGAAATACAATATCCTAGGAAAATCCatctttcggccgtaacattgatctcatcTCTTCAATATCATTCTTTCACctgtgaaacatgttgcttgaaaatctccctgggagattgattcctcggcaGCCAGATCGATTCTTCGGTTGCCCAATCATCCTTCGGTCGCTAGATCCTTTGTTCGACcaccagatcgtctattttccagattctgaaATGTTCGGTTGTATGTTTGATCCAATCACCAAAATCCTAGTAGCCTTTttccgatgcgttcgggctacaAAGTAGATTTCGTTTGGAGATCTTATTTACCCTAtattccttattgattcacgccatttgattggccggagtgagtcactaattgcctatataaagaggcacttaggtttttgaaaatacacCACAAGAACCACAAACCACAATTCACAATCATAatcaccctctctagccacgaaactctacataaatactctctcatatcccctctacaaaagccctaaccttccaAAGGCAACTGCGATCCAATGATCAAACCCCGAAATACAAatcctaaccctagggttttttgggaagcaaatcagtcaatcccctctaatccgaagcaatcaagcaactgaagGATCAAGGTGGTAAGGCCCACAGGCCCATGGTTTGGTCTCTTTCATGTTTTTTGTATAATAATTGTAGTGTTTTGATCTTCTGTTAATCATTTAGTTTgttgtgaggaagaacatcggctggggaaTCAATCCCTCAGCCGATACATCGATCCAGTGGGATCCTTTGGCTGTGACATCAATTCACCGACCGAGGGATCTGTTTTCCTGGAACAGTTTAGCTTTTTTGCTTATtcctgatgcatgctttcaaataccATTCTGGCTCACTATTAACCgtttaaaggctaataaatAAACTACATGTTTAGAATTGAACAAAACATGCATTAAATTTATGTtgaacgattatgggccagtctttTGACTAGGCAAAGAGa
Coding sequences:
- the LOC131323779 gene encoding uncharacterized protein LOC131323779, encoding MPKLKRYEAKEDAVAFVCRFRQTMSLHNFFGALMCKIFPLTLSEPIMLWYHQLKPKSITCFNELELEFSKRFVISNIQPKTLSMLVNMRRTEGETLRLYTERYWEVYNLIPDCDQGVAAELFMNGLDPASAMFRDLSRNPPKTMGELMTIMEKDCVHEEAMAERHAPKAPEPAKATAGPKKQVVNVRRGQGGSSSQMTNKPTNKGRPPQHLSHSHGNKRRENHGQTSTVGSGPGMCTYHKERGHYTTQCQPFKRYLEELAAAGHLNQWIDVRRSSLPPPPPIIGNLISVIQGLVSEERAAELRSEIDRAITSLPVCNVGISGKRQREDSSLGNPITFTSDNLKGVQLPHTDALVVTVTIDRSTVQRVLINQGRSTDVMFYSTFQSLGLSPAQLRTASTPLVSFTRAPVWPLGLISLHVRAASRALDIEFVVVASPSPYNVILDRTWLHEMKAVASTFHQVVKFVGWNGRQESL
- the LOC131323777 gene encoding uncharacterized protein LOC131323777, whose protein sequence is MTDSQTRYLPMEKLALALVSAKMSLLPYFQSHRIVVLTEFPLKAVLRKTDTSSRILKFSQDLANFDIQFEPRTAIKGQALADLFVELTPGLQDEANALATAAEEARIQDEKVSKETCSHSMEPLRARYTLGQKKPKRQWRLFSGDAWRMTVDGASNVHGASAGIVLVSPNSIHIFCDSQLIVGHLNDDYQAKDLAEWKWNGSLGSTMHADALAGLASIYRTSGSRIIVFDKVATPSFEQPCQLVMAISLGPSQLDPVIDYLKNQVLPPNKRDAYKLRCRAANFFLDPNDNLYRWTFTGPDLLVDHEDHVKTVLEELHSGSCGAHSGGRSLAQRVLTQGYWWPKMVKQSKEYVKRFGKMPKAPRGFEYMLTATDLFTKWIEASPLVKTTASDVERFIWKHIISRFGVPYAILSDNGS